The proteins below come from a single Corylus avellana chromosome ca3, CavTom2PMs-1.0 genomic window:
- the LOC132174035 gene encoding L-lactate dehydrogenase A-like, with amino-acid sequence MAFAALGLVLRTHLILPRPLVFCAQKAYIVGEHGDSSVALWSSISVGGVPILSFLEKQQIAYEKETLENIHKAVIDSAYEVISLKGYTSWAIGYSVASLARDLLRDQRKIHPVSVLASGFHGIDGGDVFLSLPAQLGRGGVLGVTNVHLTEEEAQRLRKSAQTILEVQNQLEI; translated from the exons ATGGCGTTCGCGGCCCTTGGACTTGTATTGAGGACTCACCTGATACTTCCTCGCCCTCTGGTGTTCTGTGCTCAAAAg GCTTACATAGTGGGGGAGCATGGTGACAGCTCGGTGGCGCTGTGGTCAAGCATCAGTGTAGGCGGCGTGCCAATACTGAGCTTCCTGGAGAAGCAACAAATCGCGTACGAAAAGGAAACCTTAGAGAACATTCACAAAGCAGTCATCGATAGTGCTTATGAAGTGATAAGCCTCAAGGGCTACACATCGTGGGCCATTGGGTACTCTGTAGCTAGCCTGGCTCGAGACCTGCTTCGAGACCAGCGGAAGATCCACCCGGTCTCGGTCCTTGCAAGCGGGTTCCATGGCATTGATGGTGGTGACGTGTTCTTGAGCTTGCCGGCCCAGCTCGGTCGTGGTGGGGTCTTGGGTGTCACCAATGTGCATCTGACGGAAGAGGAGGCGCAACGGCTGAGGAAATCGGCTCAGACCATCCTGGAGGTGCAGAACCAGTTGGAAATATGA